CTGCAGATGCAGCTTTGTCTCACGAGCAGGAAATCCGTCGAGAGGTGTTCGCATCATTGGACAAGATCATTCAAGAAATGACGACTCGATTCCAGCAAATTCAAGAAATATCGGACAAGTTCGGATTTTTTGATGCCAGCAAAACTTTTGGACAGCAAGTTCGAGTGTGATCTTTCCCATGTATTAGAAGACATCGACAAGGACGAGTTTCAGATGGAGCGGAAGCGTCTCCAGCAATTTATTGCCTGTTCTGAATCAGAGGAAGATATAAGTGGTAAAGGACCACTGGAGCTCCTCCAGTTCATTCAAAAACTGAATCTCGGAATTTCGGTTCCAAATATAGTCATCTTGATTCGTATATATTTGACTTTGGCGATTAGTGTGGCAAGCTGTGAGAGAAGTTTTTCGAagttgaagctaataaaaaattacctcaGATCTACTATGAGCTCCGCTAGATTATCAAACTTGGCTATATTGTCGATTGAACAAGAATTGGCtgctaatattgattttgacaaaGTTATTTCTGACTTCGCTGCTCATAAGGCTCGTAGAATCCGCTTGTAAAACCGCTCATccaattttttcttcaataaaaagtatctcattgcctgtgcaatttaattttaattaagcacctATAGAATGGGGGCGGCAAAGTGGGTCTCCCGCCCCAGGCGCCAAAATGGCACGCTACGCCACTGTATATTGGTACCCAAAAATTAAGgtaccgaaataaaattaggtatccaaatatagcggtaacaatttttttacggtatgacgtcataccgttatttaaacataccgtAATTTTCGGGTTATTCAGTCCCTGCTTCCAGGTTGCTGAGGTGTTCACTGGACACGCTGGCAAGCTGGTGCCCCTTGAGGAGACTATCAAGGGCTTCTCTAAGATCCTGCAGGGCGAGTATGATCACCTACCTGAAGTAGCTTTCTACATGGTCGGACCCATTGAAGAGGTTGTTGCCAAGGCAGACACCCTTGCCAAGTCGTAAATGCacttagttttaaatacttCCACTCCCATCTTACATAAGTTATTGCTTATGtctgtaataaattatgaaatcaaGAAGGCAGATATTGTAGATAAACATTCTGTACCAGTGATgagaataaatgtttaaattatatttgtgtggTTTAATTTTGCTATGTTACATAATCATTTAGTTCCatcctataaaataaaagttatataatgGATATCCTGgagaatagatttatttatgtttatccaCCCGCATTGACGCCATAACAGATTATGAAAAATGGCAAATTTGTAGTGTAAAGCTGCTCAGAACGTAACTAAACTTGTAAttagaatacataaaaaaaacgagAAAGTAAAAGACAGTATTTTATCCCCTTTATTTTGTACCTGTTTTTCGTtcaatacctacttaaaacttAAGTATTTTTGGAAAGTGACTCCAAAAAATCTCAATCTCGGAATTTGCGAGACGttgttattgatattatatttttctgggAAGCCTATAAAACACGACAATTGTATTAGTTGCAGTCGAATACTTTAATGGAGGTCCAGACGAAGTGATCCAGTGCCACTGGAAGGATATGGATCGTAAGGGCTTCTCAGATTGACATGAACATAAAGATTAccacttaaaatgttttttgctaagcagggatcgaacccgcaacgtTGTGCGTTGGCTAACCGTACTGACAATGTgcacatttgtttttatgttttcgcCAATTTTGTCTCCCTTATATAGGTCTGCTTCTATCATCCGAGAATGGCATCGTAAGAACGAGAATAGCCGTCATAATGTCAGCGCTGAAACGCTTCTGTCTAGTGCGTACTGCGTACGGCGCGAAGTCGGTGAGTTACTCGTTGAGTTTTGTTCCCTCTACATGTCACATGGACAGTTCTATGTgcgatattttaatgtttttcactTCTTGGAGAAGAAAtagaaaacagtaaataaataaatcaaatcaatgcTATGTAACAATACAGGTCACAACTTGTCGCGAATCATCTCTGCAGAGCTGTTTCGCCGCGATCGACGTTGATTGCGGCGGAATAATGCTGATCGCGGTCGAGCAGCGCTGAACGCTCTCTATAGCATTAACAGAAACAAGTTGAATAGAGCTGAATAAGTGACCAATGCCTTATCCCTGGATTGTGGTTTCAGCAGCATGATTAATAGGATTCttaaactgtttgtttgtatttcttgCAAATGATTTGCATTAAAATTTTGAGGAGAAAAGGCAAGGAAGGAAAACGTTAAAttacgaaaattataaataaataaaaatccaaattTGAGGCTTATAAAatcagtatttatttaagttcttATCGCTTTCCTCCAACTCTGGGGGCAGACTTTTGACTGACTTTAGCGGCCTTAGCTTTAGGAGCGGTCTTGGCTTTAGGTGCTGGGGCTGCGGCCTTCTTGGCGGCCTTTGTGGACTTCTTTTGTTCCTTTGCAGctctaaaaacaaattcataattagtaagttattgtgttttttacattaattcaaggaaatattttattaaatgcattaataatttaaatttaattttctaatactGGTGCTATCTTTAACTTtgcatatttatgtttaaatttaatctattgGTTTTTTAATAGGAATAAGTCAGTATTAagaagatatttaattataagttaaccatttgtaaaactaaaaaataattcaaatgaattaaGGATGATACTAACTTGATTGCCTGTTCTCTCTGAGCTTTGCGCACTTCGGGCTTCATGTTACGTTTAGCCATGATGTCACTGAGTGAAGCACCAACAATAGCACGCTGGAACTTCTGGGTCCTCCTTGTGCGCTTCTTGGCTTGCTCCTCCTCTTGACCCTTCTTGAACTTGCGCCTGAAAAATCATGGATATTTGATTAAGGTACATTTAGGTTACTTAAAAGGAAATTGTCTGCTCTTAATTTACAGGATTTAATTACTCTTTCAGAAAAGTATTTGGGTAGTATGTAAATGGTACAAAACACAGACATAACCTAACTTCAACCAAACTTTATCGACTAACCTAACACTGTCGAGCGAAAACTGTTGCCTTTTATTACGTGGTTATAATACAGGCTGAAAACTTACCTGTACAGCACAGTCCATGTCACCTTACGAGGATTCCTCCTCATCAGATGTGCGGCCTCACATTTTGAGTTCAGGAATGTGAAGGactgtaataacaataaatgctTTTAATCATCGTACATGAAAACAGTATGTTAATAGAAAAGTTCTACAGATGAATTAGTTGGCATTAGTATTGTGTTTACGTGAAAAATCATGtgataaatacatacttaatgtACTACTGACAAATTGTTTGGCCGGTCcccatttgtattttataaattaaatcattccTCACCTGGTCAGAGCAGGAATAACAATAAGGATTTAAGACAGATATTTGTGATCAAAACAATGGAAACTAACCTTGCCGTCCACCTTAACCATGGTTTTACCATGGCCAGGATAGATCTTGTAACCACTGTACGCGCACAGTCCGATCCTGAAAATCAATCACACACGATAAGAAAACATCACAACACTGCTATATAATAtcacatattaaacaaaatgatgTTAGATTGTTtagatttcttaaaatttaataaagaattcaGAAAAACGTACTTCATTTTGACTTGTCGAAACGAAAAGGAGAATCACATAGACTAAAAAGGTATAGCCATagagaataaaatttaaaaaggcaAAATGACGTTTGTTAAGAACTGTCTTACATTCTCCACTAACTTACTGATGTCGTTTTACactttattagaatattttaggaatttaatttatgaatacacAATTGAGAATAATACGATAAAACACATATTGGCCTACTCCTAACTCCtactcattttaaaacaaagaaaacgaaatactaaaacatttgtacagattttaataatgttctaatcaactttatatataaaaacaaaaaaaatcgataaacGATTACCTGTTTTAATCGTAAAAAAGTAGGTACAgacatttgatttttaattaaacaaatttactgagaaaataaataaatgaaaataaataatttggaagTTTTTGTAAAGTCTTTGCCCAGCATATTTATGAAGATCTGTGattgtttaaaactattatctaacctacaaatttaataaaaccgaTAACCGACTCTTAGTACGGAACAAAAGTAaccaaaaattgtatttataaacctaatttttaaaactatttaacaaaaTGATTTGTTCCGATTTTTTAGAATTTCAGGTAGATATTTCGGGTTTTTAACATGACTACTAAATGACCTATTTATTACTCCTagcttgatttaatttttgtaaactttgtgttattttttaggATGTCTTGAGAAAGATGCGTGTTCTAGATGATAAGATTGTGTATGCGCTTAACACGTCCTTACCTACAGAATCGTTTTCAAGTAAGATCAATGCTCAATCTGCGTGCCAAGAACTACATTCACAGATCCAAAAAGGACATTCAGAAAGAGAGACTGTCATCAAAAATTGCATTGTATCCACTGCCGAGACAGTCAAGAAACTAAAAGCCGCTAAAGACGAAAAGCCTGATGATTTCGATATTATGAAAAATTTGAAAGCTgaacaaaaaaaggtaaatgATCTGATCCGATGCTTCTTGTATGAAGTACTTAGcagaaatttaacaaaaactaatttatttattctatttcagtTAAGACTCTTGCAAACGGAACTCAGTGTTGAagaagttattcaagaaaaaactACGAAACTGTTCACTGAGAAATGCAGAAGTCATTACAAGCCTGATAATTTATGAAGACTGATGAATTTTGTTATGGAATTGATAgtgtatatacatataaatagaaTTTAGAGACTGttgaatttcttttaatttttgtattttttgatttcCTGGTTTAGCTGTAACCCCAAAATGCCATACTTTCTTACCTTTAAAATTCTAACAAGAAAGTGGGTTTATctgtattgtttattaatattttaagctttttatgATAACGATAAGATAAAATCATTTGTGTTCAGACAAGATTATAAATCAAGTTCCATTAGGTGGTGCTATATAGTTATCAAACTGatttaaatgtataacattTTTGCTTGCATAGTcatcagaaatatattattgaaattgtaacTTGATAGTGTTTTTCTGAACCTTGATAGCCTTTTGagaccttttttttttacaaaagaaatttTTTAATCAGTATTTTCAATACCTTAGTCATTGCATACACATCAAGTTATTTAGATAAGGAAACCCTTAAGAAAAGtagcatttatttaattcaaaagctttattttactatttacaggtaaattattattggtttatttatCTGCTTAACAATAATAGGCACATActacaaatcttttttttagaaaaataaataataacatgtttataagtttatttaaattgacataaaacaatatatgaTCAAGAAAGTACTACTGACTActcaaaatatttgtgttatatttgttacaaagcttacattaattgttttactttgAAGCTGAGCCAGCAGCTTGTTTTTCCTTGTATTCCTCTTCATATTTCTTATGCCAGTCTAAGTTCATTTGGTGGACAGATTCCCCCCTCTTTGCCGCAGATTTTCCAACCATTATGGCTCCAAAACTAGCAAGAGCTGTCATTAGCATGAGGACATTCGAAAGTTTAATTCTGGCCTGACTACGAGACCTGTCTATGACTTCAGCACTGGAATAAAAACGTTTGTCAATAAAAGTTCAATTGAACATCACTAAATAAGGTGTAAAACTCTGACATAGCAAACATATTATTCTCATTACTTTGTCTTACTTGAGGATACATCTTGCTGTGTATGAGTCAGTTAgggataataaatatttcaatgtagTGATCTTACATAGCAAGAAGAATTGATTCAAGGTCATGTAGGACATCAAATTTTATGACTGATTTACTGTCTGATATAGTTGTGCAAATTGTTActtattatgaattaatattctGATGTAAAAACAACACCTTCTTTTGATAAGgctattacataaataaaataaaggtgaAGATTAACGTACGAAACATATTGAGGGATCTCATCTTTGGTCTTGTACTTTTTGGTCCACACTAAAATAAACTTCTGGAATTCAGTAGGTTTATATCTCGGGGACATATTCATTGGTCCTGATGAGGATCCAGCTGAGCCAGATGAACTCGGAGGCGGGGTACAATAATTCCTCCTCACAGAACATAAGCAGGTTCGTAGGCgcaatgcaaatattttatccatttttttcGTTGCTTCgtttcgtaaataatataacagtGTTTATTTTGGTCGGTTGATCCTCAAAAGATATTCACTTCACTTTCTACTGGTTATAAGTTAACTTTTGACAGTTTTGCTATTTTGACAGATTCGCACTCCGCACTGTCAGTCACGGTCATATGGTCAGTGTTGCTAAGCTATACTCGCTGAGTGCAAAATTAGTGCCGACAGCAGTGCTGGTAGCGGGTGCAAAGTATTTTCCGTAAATGAACTACGCCTTTTAGGTGTACGAGATTCATCATTTACgtcacattaaaattttattacacttatgttgatgataaaatttttggcatattttatttgtttgggtTTAGAAACTATTTTCGTCAATAGAAAATATCGTAGAGgtcaatcacaaaaaaatgtgcATCTTTCTTCAGTAATCACAATATAGGTAACTAAGAATCGCATCATTCCTCTTTATTATGATGAAACTTTAATTGAGGAAAAAGCGATGACCCAATTATTTACTGACCTATTGTTTTCAACCTGATAAAGATGGAAATCACACAGTTCTTTAAATAGATCAAGAAAACAAGTGGGTATTTAAATCGAGCAAGAATGAAACACGGTGCTGAGAttgattcaattcaatttatttttagccaATGTTGAACGAGTGCGTCATGTCTTGAGACTGCCGGCAAGCGGGTGGTTAGTTATAGATAAATAtcagatgatttttttaataagtaatattaaactttattgagataatttcaaaacataacttgattcataacatcacaaattatGAGACAAATAAGACGATAATATATAGAGGCCAATAAAAGTCTTTGGGTTATCTTCATCTatctatattttcattaattcaatcTTAACTACTGACATAAACATTCATTGCATAAACCAGTATTCTCAGCATGTATTTCTAATACAACAcactttgtaaaaataaaattcataattcaaaaaaatataaatcaagatCCAACTGAGACTGTGGTATGCACATTATATGTAAGACAATAACTTAAGTAATACCAATTTTGCGATTATAATAAAGGTCGAccatatttcatattattaagaACCTTTCAGACGTTTTCCTCGATATCctgtaaacataaaaatgacggttaaaattacatcattttttttttatggaaggTTTTGAAGGTAATACGCTAATAGAAagcatattttttactaatgggcagttttttttcaaaaaaatgattttcttcttgattttatattacatattttatgaaatcaattccattttgtaaaatattctgtcatctttttattcaattaaataacttaCAGTGGGGTCGCAGTCGGCGCAATGCCACGAGTATCCTCGTTTCTTGGGATTTTTGTTTAGCGGCGGCTCCAAGCACGTGAAGTGGTATCTCTTCGCGCATTCATCACACCTACAAAACATATCATGTAAACTATGAGCAGGTATCAAGTTCTGACATGTAAAAGAGTATTGGCCAGTAAgagtcttaaatatattattatctatgtgacacttcacaataaattataatttaactagcGGCCCGGTACGTGCTTCGCTacgtataaagtgaaataaaataaacaaatcggaacatcaaattcatttatttaatcaaaaaaatattttatttaaaatcgaaatcaattgctagctatttacaacacacttaatccaaaacatttggataaacaatattttttgttt
This region of Trichoplusia ni isolate ovarian cell line Hi5 chromosome 14, tn1, whole genome shotgun sequence genomic DNA includes:
- the LOC113500785 gene encoding 60S ribosomal protein L24, with the translated sequence MKIGLCAYSGYKIYPGHGKTMVKVDGKSFTFLNSKCEAAHLMRRNPRKVTWTVLYRRKFKKGQEEEQAKKRTRRTQKFQRAIVGASLSDIMAKRNMKPEVRKAQREQAIKAAKEQKKSTKAAKKAAAPAPKAKTAPKAKAAKVSQKSAPRVGGKR
- the LOC113500788 gene encoding coiled-coil domain-containing protein 58-like: MICSDFLEFQDVLRKMRVLDDKIVYALNTSLPTESFSSKINAQSACQELHSQIQKGHSERETVIKNCIVSTAETVKKLKAAKDEKPDDFDIMKNLKAEQKKLRLLQTELSVEEVIQEKTTKLFTEKCRSHYKPDNL
- the LOC113500787 gene encoding UPF0389 protein CG9231-like gives rise to the protein MDKIFALRLRTCLCSVRRNYCTPPPSSSGSAGSSSGPMNMSPRYKPTEFQKFILVWTKKYKTKDEIPQYVSAEVIDRSRSQARIKLSNVLMLMTALASFGAIMVGKSAAKRGESVHQMNLDWHKKYEEEYKEKQAAGSASK